A genome region from Solanum stenotomum isolate F172 unplaced genomic scaffold, ASM1918654v1 scaffold12674, whole genome shotgun sequence includes the following:
- the LOC125850010 gene encoding uncharacterized protein LOC125850010, with protein MPGHAKFIKDLVTNKRTVSLDFTNDIHHYRAIATISLVQKKEDPGAFTILCTIRSIKFAKALCDLGASINLMPLAIYKKLGLGVPRPTTMRLIMADRSVKWPVGVLYDVLVKVDTFIFPADFMILDCEVDFVVPIIFGRPFLAT; from the coding sequence ATGCCAGGACATGCCAAGTTCATAAAGGACTTGGTTACAAACAAGAGAACTGTAAGCCTTGATTTTACTAACGATATTCATCATTACAGAGCCATTGCTACCATATCTCTGGTTCAGAAGAAGGAAGATCCAGGTGCATTTACTATCCTATGCACCATTAGGTCAATTAAGTTTGCAAAAGCTTTGTGTGATTTAGGAGCCAGCATCAACTTGATGCCATTAGCCATCTACAAGAAATTGGGATTGGGAGTTCCAAGACCCACAACGATGAGGTTGATAATGGCTGATAGGTCAGTAAAGTGGCCAGTGGGAGTCCTTTATGACGTACTTGTTAAGGTGGACACCTTCATCTTTCCAGCTGATTTTATGATCTTGGATTGTGAAGTGGACTTTGTGGTTCCCATCATTTTTGGAAGACCCTTTTTGGCCACATGA